DNA from Rhizobacter sp. J219:
TGATCACGCGGCCCTCGGTGCTGCAACGCTGGCCGCTCGCGAGCTTCCGCGTGCCCTACCTGCTGGTGGCGTGCGTGCCGGTGGCCGTGTACCTGCTGCTGTGGCTGTGGGCGAGCAACACGCAATCGGGTAAGGCCGCGCCGCTGCCGTATGTGCCGCTGCTCAACCCGCTGGAGATCGGCCATGGGCTGGTGCTGGTGGCGCTCTTTCTCTGGCACCGCGCCTTGCCGGCCGGCACGCAGCTGCCGCGCCAGGCGCTGCTGGCCGGTCTGGGCGCCACCGCCTTCGCGCTCTACACCGGCATGGTGCTGCGCACCTGCCACCACTGGGCCGGTGTGCCGTGGGAGAGCGGGGCGCTGATGGCGTCGACGCTCACGCAAGCCGCGCTGTCGGTCGCCTGGGCGATCGTGGGTGTGGCGCTGATGATGTTGGGCCACAAGCGTGTCGAGCGCGCGGTGTGGGTCGTGGGCGCGGCGCTGCTGGGAGTGGTGGTGCTCAAGCTCTTCTTCGTCGAGCTGGCTGACAGCGGCGGCCTGTACCGCATCGTGTCGTTCATCGTCGTCGGGCTGTTGCTGCTGCTCGTGGGCTACTTCGCCCCGGTGCCGCCCAGCCGCAAGGAGGCTGCGCATGCGGCGTGAACTGATCGCGGCCGTGCTGGCCTGTGCGCTGCCCGCCTGGGCCGGTGAGGCGCCGCTGGCCGTGCAGGGCCAGGCCGCCTACTACGGCGTGACGCTTCCCTTGGCGGTGCTCGCGCAATCGCGCCAGGCCGACCTGGGCGACATCCGCGTGCTCAACGCGCGCGGCGAGCCGGTGCCGCACGCGTGGGTCGAGGGGCCTGCGCCGGCCGTTGCCGAAGCGCAGCAGCACTCCGTGCCGTTCTTCCAGGCCCCCGCTGCGGCCTCGGCCACCACCGCCTCGCAACAGGGCGGCTGGATCCTCGACCTGCGCAAGGTGACGGGCGCGATGCTCGAGCTTCGGCTGAGCGTGGCGCCCGGCACGCATGGTGTCTACGGCTTCGCCATCGAGGCCAGCGACGACCTGCAGCGCTGGCGCGTGCTCGACGGTGCGGCGCAACTGCTCTCCCTGCAACACCAGGGCCAGCGCCTGGAGCACACGAGCTTCGACCTGGCCGGCGTGCATGCGCGCTACCTGCAATTGCGTCCGCAAGCCGGAAGCCCCGTGCCGCCACTGAACGGCGCACAGGTGCGCAGCGTCACCCATGACCAGCCGGTGCCGCCGCTGCAGTGGAGCGAGCCCATCGGGCCGACGCAGTGCACTGCGCAGTTCTGCGACTACGCCGTGCCGCGCCACCTGCCGCTGGAGCGGCTGGAGTGGCAGCTGTCGGCCGCCAACACGCTCGCGCCGGTCGACCTGCTGGTGCAGTACGAACGGGGCGATGCCACCTCGACACCGCAGCATTCGCGCCGCCATCGTTTGCGCGACCAGCTGCGCGGCGTGCGCCACAAGGATGCGCCGGTCGACCCGGCCAACACCTGGAGCCCGCTGCTGCGCACCACGGCGTACTGGTTGCGCCTGCCCGAGGGAGAGTTGCGCTCGCCGGCCTTGCGGCTCGATGCCGGCGCGGTGACGCAGCTGCGTGTGCAGCCGGTTGGCGGCATGGTGCAGCTGGGCTCGCAGCCGCCGACGATCCGCATCGGCGCGCAGGCGGCGCGGCTCGTCTTCCTGGCGCGCGAGCCCGCGCCGTACCGCTTGACATGGGGCGGTGAAGCGGCCCCCGCCACCTCGCTCGCCCAGCTGATGCCCACGCGCAAGGCCCACGATCCACTGCCCGTCGACACGGCCACCGTGGTGATGACGCCGGCGCCCGCGGCGGCACCCGTCGCTCCGGCGGCCAGCGTGGCACCGGCGGCGCCTGCGCCCTCGCGCAAGCTGTGGCTGTGGGGCGTCTTGCTCGCCGCCTTGTCGGTGATGGGTGTTATGGCCTGGCAACTGCTGCGCCCCGCGAAGACCGGCTGAAGCTTGACGGCATGGGGTGCGTGGCAGACTCGCCCCATGTCGATTGCCGTTCCCCGCGTGCTGGCCCTCATCCCGCCGATGACGCAGCTCAACACGCCTTACCCGTCCACTGCCTACCTCACCGGCTTTCTGCGCTCGCGTGGTGTCGATGCGGTGCAGGAAGACCTGGCCTTGGCGCTCGTGCTGAAGCTCCTGTCGGCCGAAGGGCTGGTGCAGGTCCGCGCCGAGATCGAGGCCATGCCGGCGTCGAAACGCACACGGCAGGTCCAGACATTCATCGAGCAGTTCGACCGCTACCGCACCACCATCGGGCCGACCATCGCCTTCCTGCAAGGCTGCGACCCGACGCTTGGCCACCGCATCGCCAGCCGCGGCTACCTGCCTGAGGGTGCCCGCTTCGAGTCGCTCGACGTCTACATCGATGAAGAGGGGGGGCGACCCGCTCGCCTGGGCCTTCGGCGCGCTCGGCATGCAAGACCGCGCACGGCACCTCGCCACGCTGTACCTGAATGACCTCGCCGACGTGCTGCGCGATGCCATCGACCCACGCTTCGAGTTCGTGCGCTACGCCGAGTCGCTCGCGCAGAGCCAACCGAGCTTCGACCCGCTGGCCGAGGCGTTGGCCCAGCCGCTCAACCTGGTCGACCGCACGCTGGTCGACCTGACCCTGGCCGCTGTGGCGCGGCACCAGCCCGACGTGCTGCTGCTGTCGGTGCCGTTCCCGGGCTCGGTGTACGCCGCCTTCCGCATCGCCCAGACGGTGAAGGCGCAGCACCCACACATCACCACCGCACTCGGCGGCGGCTTCGTCAACACCGAGCTGCGCGAGTCTCAGCGAGCCGCGTGTCTTCGACCATTTCGACTATGTGACGCTCGATGCCGGCGAGCGCCCCTTGCTCGCGCTGCTGGAGCACCTGCAGGGCAGACGATCACGGCAGCGCCTGGTGCGCACCTTCCTGCGCGAGGAAGGGGTGGTGCGCTACGTCAACATGATGGAACCCGACATCGCCTTCGCCGAGGTCGGCACGCCCACCTGGGACGGGCTGCCGCTGCACCGCTACCTCTCGCTGCTCGACATGCTCAACCCGATGAACCGGCTGTGGAGCGACGGGCGCTGGAACAAGCTCACCGTGGCCCACGGCTGCTACTGGAAGAAGTGCAGCTTCTGCGACGTGAGCCTCGACTACATCTCGCGCTACGAGGGTGCCTCGGCCGCCCTGTTGGCCGACCGCATGGAAGCCATCGTGCGTGAGACCGGGCAGACCGGTTTCCACTTCGTCGACGAAGCTGCGCCACCCAAGGCGCTGAAGGCGCTCTCGGCCGAGCTCATCGCGCGCCAGCTTTCGGTCTCTTGGTGGGGCAACATCCGCTTCGAGAAATCGTTCAGCCCCGAGCTGTGCCAGCAGATGGCCGACAGTGGCTGCATCGCGATCTCGGGTGGCCTGGAGGTGGCCTCCGACCGGCTGCTCAAGCTGATGAAGAAGGGCGTGTCGGTCGAGCAGGTGGCGCGTGTCACCAAGTCGTTCACCGACGCCGGCATCCTGGTGCATGCCTACCTGATGTATGGCTTTCCGACGCAGACGGTGCAAGACACGGTCGACGCGCTCGAATACGTGCGCCAGCTCTTCGAGCAGGGGTGCATCCAGTCGGGCTTCTTCCACCGCTTCGCCTGCACGGTGCACTCACCCGTCGGCCAGCACCCCGAGGAATACGGCGTGACGCTTCAGCCGCTGCCGCCCGTCACCTTCGCCAAGAACGACATCGGGTTCATCGACCCCACCGGCACCGACCACGATGCCCTGGGCGTGGGGCTGAAGAAGGCGCTCTACAACTTCATGCACGGCATCGGGCTGGAAGACGACGTGCGCATGTGGTTCGACTTTCCGGTGCCCAAGCCCAAGGTGCCGCGGCACTACATCGCTCGCGCTTTGGCCCTCGCTTAGGCCTTTCGCTTCGGGGCGGCCTCGATGCCCTGCGTGGCAAACGCCATCGCGGCCTGAGCCGCATAGCCGGCCGGCATCACGTTGGCCGCGGCGCTCGACAGCTGGAAGCTGCCTTCCATCAAGGCCACCAGCCCGGCGGCGAGGGTGTGCGCCGAGTCGGTGCTGCGGCGCCTTTCGGCGAGGCAAGCCGACAGCAATTGCGTGAGGAGGGCGAGTTCCTGCGCGATGGCCTGCTCGTAGAGCACACGCACCTCGGGCTGGCGCACGGCCTCGGCGCCGATCATCACCCAGGCGGCCACCATGTCGGGCGCGGCGCCAGTGCCCAGCCCCAGCCGGGCCTGCACGTAGGCCTGCAAACGCTCCATCGGCCCGGCGGAGCTTGCCGATCGGCTCTCGTAGCGCGTGCGGGCGAACTCGACGACCGCCGCCACCAGCGAGACCAGGATCTCCTGCTTGCTCTTGAAGTGGTAGTGCAGGAGGCCGGGCGTCAGGCCCGCCTCGCGCGCGATGGCCTGGATGGTCGCCTTCTCGTAGCCGTGCCGGGCCATGACCGGCAGCATGGCCGCCACGATGGCGGCGCGGCGGCTCTCGGTGTTGCTGGTGCTGGGGGTGCGGGGCATGACGTCAATTATTTGGCTGTATGACCAAATTATCGTTGCAATCGGCGGAGGCGACCGCTAGAGTGGCGATAAATTGGTTGATCAACCAAATATGAGAGGGTAGGCGATGACGATTCTCGATGCCGATGCCGGCTTCTGCGTGGTGATTCCCGACTTCCTGTCGGCGCAGGAGTGCCGCGAGCACATTGCGCGCAGCGAGGCGCGCGG
Protein-coding regions in this window:
- a CDS encoding DUF3999 domain-containing protein; this translates as MRRELIAAVLACALPAWAGEAPLAVQGQAAYYGVTLPLAVLAQSRQADLGDIRVLNARGEPVPHAWVEGPAPAVAEAQQHSVPFFQAPAAASATTASQQGGWILDLRKVTGAMLELRLSVAPGTHGVYGFAIEASDDLQRWRVLDGAAQLLSLQHQGQRLEHTSFDLAGVHARYLQLRPQAGSPVPPLNGAQVRSVTHDQPVPPLQWSEPIGPTQCTAQFCDYAVPRHLPLERLEWQLSAANTLAPVDLLVQYERGDATSTPQHSRRHRLRDQLRGVRHKDAPVDPANTWSPLLRTTAYWLRLPEGELRSPALRLDAGAVTQLRVQPVGGMVQLGSQPPTIRIGAQAARLVFLAREPAPYRLTWGGEAAPATSLAQLMPTRKAHDPLPVDTATVVMTPAPAAAPVAPAASVAPAAPAPSRKLWLWGVLLAALSVMGVMAWQLLRPAKTG
- a CDS encoding TetR/AcrR family transcriptional regulator; amino-acid sequence: MPRTPSTSNTESRRAAIVAAMLPVMARHGYEKATIQAIAREAGLTPGLLHYHFKSKQEILVSLVAAVVEFARTRYESRSASSAGPMERLQAYVQARLGLGTGAAPDMVAAWVMIGAEAVRQPEVRVLYEQAIAQELALLTQLLSACLAERRRSTDSAHTLAAGLVALMEGSFQLSSAAANVMPAGYAAQAAMAFATQGIEAAPKRKA